Proteins co-encoded in one Aspergillus flavus chromosome 2, complete sequence genomic window:
- a CDS encoding uncharacterized protein (domain of unknown function-domain containing protein): MGLNDSSPIPNRTSSRTRTGALFIQVIVTFTIALTLGLIIGQRLSVNKWDGLLLPEGNIKTVWEHNLTFSQRPTPESEAAWNSIIPVGRGFIHHPEIAPFISNIAVFHQLHCLHAILVAYYAAVEESDVAKGAQRPDNYLQQTGARMAPSHIRHCFDYLRQALMCAADTNMEVLDPETHTTSGWGQGKRCRDYDEVVMWAEKWANSTDTGIVT; encoded by the exons ATGGGATTAAATGATTCCAGCCCAATCCCAAATAGAACTTCATCTCGCACCAGAACCGGGGCACTGTTCATCCAAGTGATAGTGACATTCACAATAGCGCTCACACTGGGTCTAATCATCGGCCAGAGATTATCAGTCAACAAGTGGGATGGACTTCTAC TACCTGAAGGTAATATCAAAACAGTCTGGGAGCATAACCTCACCTTTTCCCAACGTCCAACGCCCGAGTCTGAAGCCGCTTGGAATTCCATAATCCCAG TCGGACGAGGTTTCATTCATCATCCTGAAATCGCACCCTTTATTTCTAACATCGCTGTCTTTCATCAGTTGCATTGCTTG CACGCAATTCTAGTCGCCTACTATGCCGCCGTTGAGGAATCTGACGTAGCCAAGGGCGCTCAGCGTCCGGACAATTACCTCCAACAGACGGGAGCGAGAATGGCCCCGTCGCATATCCGACATTGCTTCGACTATCTTCGACAGGCGTTGATGTGTGCGGCGGATACTAATATGGAGGTGTTGGATCCTGAAACGCATACGACGAGTGGATGGGGGCAGGGCAAGCGGTGTCGAGACTATGATGAGGTCGTGATGTGGGCGGAGAAGTGGGCAAATTCGACAGATACGGGGATTGTTACTTAG
- a CDS encoding uncharacterized protein (domain of unknown function-domain containing protein): MDTTKHDYSPVASSDIEESRTSHEQLRVPHTQKGRSIYWHYTVYSLLLLSNIVLFGLWWRATLLSKVCVRPKLSYSPAKHVISYEQRRLKRDIENNVFTGDPRPEFDAAWKHLLEPMTIKITPEELSHLPDPSIAFKNETGYIAELAVYHELHCIKRIRRHFHLDRYYPNMTEDDRIREEAHIDHCLEYWREAAMCRGDTTLATFRWVDGLPYSRVYSDHECVNWEALDQWARSRMVDMRDYGMLAQ, from the exons ATGGACACCACCAAGCACGATTACTCTCCTGTAGCCTCATCAGACATAGAAGAGTCCCGAACTTCTCATGAACAGCTGCGGGTCCCTCATACACAGAAGGGACGATCCATCTACTGGCATTATACTGTCTATTCCCTATTATTACTGTCAAACATTGTCCTCTTCGGCCTCTGGTGGCGGGCTACTCTATTGAGCAAGGTGTGCGTACGACCAAAGTTGTCTTATT CCCCCGCAAAACATGTTATCTCCTACGAACAAAGACGTCTCAAACGAGACATCGAAAACAATGTCTTCACCGGCGACCCTCGACCCGAATTCGACGCAGCCTGGAAACATCTGCTAGAAC CCATGACGATCAAAATCACCCCAGAAGAACTCTCCCATCTCCCAGACCCGAGCATCGCCTTCAAAAATGAGACCGGCTACATCGCCGAATTAGCCGTGTACCACGAACTCCACTGCATC AAACGCATCCGTCGCCATTTCCACCTTGACAGGTACTACCCCAATATGACAGAAGATGACCGTATTCGCGAGGAGGCTCACATCGATCACTGTCTTGAGTACTGGCGTGAAGCAGCCATGTGTCGGGGCGACACCACCCTCGCGACTTTCCGCTGGGTAGACGGGTTACCGTATTCGCGGGTGTATAGCGATCATGAGTGCGTGAATTGGGAGGCGCTGGATCAGTGGGCCAGATCGAGGATGGTGGATATGAGGGATTATGGAATGTTGGCGCAGTAG
- a CDS encoding S-adenosyl-L-methionine-dependent methyltransferase, whose product MKLTASFAHSRCYPFRRLAVPYRTRRQFSTATIHLNKDDSANVWTLTQEDVSHYWKGYLATRPKYTDTFYNLIYDYHASHSQSSLPPFSVAHDVGAGPGQVSAKLAQRFSHVVVSDNNENHVNYAKHFLSTTSVPPSRFSFAVAKGEDLGCKYPPASADLVVSALMFPLMDTMSALRSFHTLLKPGGTLAVWFYGRAHFAELEYAGLCQPLLDRIINHHFSGVITGGSPEHTAGWKHVADGIASWLDYIPFAEENWGFVERHKWNTKWTSLGFFGNEACDFSVEPRSSVTDTETVIERDDRSLWRKDWDVGQLREFVRYIYPFQGMEEEYVKPLWAQLEREMGGLHARRAFSWPVVLILATRK is encoded by the coding sequence ATGAAGTTGACAGCTTCATTTGCACACTCAAGATGCTACCCTTTCCGCCGCTTAGCAGTTCCATACCGTACTCGCAGACAATTCAGCACCGCAACGATCCATCTCAACAAGGATGATTCCGCCAATGTATGGACATTGACCCAAGAGGATGTATCACACTACTGGAAAGGCTACCTCGCCACACGTCCCAAATACACAGACACATTCTACAACCTTATCTACGACTACCATGCCTCACACTCACAATCAAGCCTACCCCCATTCTCCGTCGCCCACGATGTCGGTGCTGGACCGGGCCAAGTCTCCGCGAAGCTCGCCCAGAGATTCTCCCACGTCGTCGTGAGCGACAATAACGAGAACCATGTCAATTATGCTAAGCACTTCCTTTCAACAACCAGTGTGCCACCATCCCGATTCTCCTTCGCCGTCGCAAAAGGCGAAGATCTGGGGTGCAAGTACCCACCCGCCTCCGCTGACCTAGTCGTCAGTGCACTCATGTTCCCGCTCATGGATACTATGTCTGCGCTGCGAAGCTTCCATACTCTCTTAAAGCCTGGCGGGACTCTGGCTGTGTGGTTTTATGGACGTGCACACTTCGCCGAGCTAGAGTATGCGGGATTGTGTCAACCACTCTTAGACAGGATAATCAATCATCATTTCTCAGGTGTGATTACCGGAGGAAGCCCGGAGCACACGGCGGGGTGGAAGCATGTGGCGGATGGCATAGCCAGTTGGTTGGATTATATCCCCTTCGCGGAAGAGAACTGGGGGTTTGTTGAGCGACATAAGTGGAATACCAAATGGACTAGTTTGGGGTTCTTTGGTAATGAGGCATGCGATTTTTCCGTGGAGCCGAGGAGTAGTGTCACGGACACGGAGACGGTTATTGAGAGGGACGATAGGAGTCTCTGGAGGAAGGACTGGGATGTGGGCCAACTTCGTGAGTTCGTTAGGTATATTTACCCTTTCCaggggatggaggaggaatatgTGAAGCCGCTGTGGGCGCAGTTGGAGAGAGAAATGGGCGGGTTGCACGCTAGGCGGGCATTCTCGTGGCCAGTGGTTTTGATTTTGGCGACGAGGAAGTGA